The following proteins are co-located in the Myxococcus fulvus genome:
- a CDS encoding GAF domain-containing protein: MPPRGGAMTMAVSRYADARQFGAHAPEVEERLALLAEASRVLADASLEPPAVMERLCALVVPFLGAACTLRLLSEDGLWLRTMASAAASPEARLLFQTLSPPALRADEGPSREVLRTGEAQWAPDASPEELRQLVPPQQHGLLEDFPFTRWMVLPLRARGKALGTLTVWKAPTPERTVEAAEQLLLQELADRAAMALDVARAYAAEKQARQAAEVAAGRLSRLQRVTAELSQVLSASRVAEVIVEQGVEAVGAARGGLWVEEDGHARLLRCSGYDDADSVQEAFGLLPLEGRGPVTEALREARPVWLESPEALTERYPEVDLKRHHAIRTPSPASACLPLTVEGRALGTLLFAFSAPRVFDADERAFLELLAHHAGQALARARLLEQEERARAQLAEVNERLAAIIQASPASIILVDADGTVKMWNPAAERIFGWTAQEAMGQVLPVVPPGKQEEFRRNLARAGRGESLGGAVMQRMRKDGTPLQVALWTAVVQPASGGPEQVLSMAVDVTERQRSESAQRFLAEAGGVLATSLEQEETLERVAHLAVPSYADCCGVFLADEDGQVRCVASAHADAGFRASDGQPSPGLAVVARVVASGEAELRTGLAADAPECVRPSGGEGCWAWLCVPLQVRGQTLGALSFVTSRRDYDAQDLALAQELARRSALAIDNARLYRDARQAIRLREEFLSIASHELKTPISALQLQVQSLLAGLKRGPTALTPERLGRALEVVDRQVKRQTQLIHDLLDVSRISAGRLELSPEPLDLSALVREVVERFEPELERTGTRLELTLAPESFGLWDKLRIDQVLTNLVSNAVKYGRGNPVHVVMTVGPESVRVEVRDGGIGISEENLARLFHRFQRAVSERNYGGFGLGLWISRQIVEAMGGLITVKSELGVGSTFSVELPRTRP; encoded by the coding sequence ATGCCACCTCGCGGGGGCGCGATGACGATGGCGGTATCCCGGTACGCGGACGCACGACAGTTCGGGGCCCATGCTCCGGAGGTGGAGGAGCGCCTGGCGCTGCTGGCGGAGGCGTCGCGGGTGCTGGCCGACGCCAGCCTGGAGCCTCCCGCCGTGATGGAGCGGCTGTGCGCCCTGGTGGTGCCCTTCCTGGGCGCCGCGTGCACGCTGCGCCTGCTGTCCGAGGACGGCCTGTGGCTGCGCACCATGGCCTCGGCCGCCGCCTCGCCCGAGGCCCGACTCCTGTTCCAGACGCTCAGCCCTCCGGCGCTGCGCGCGGACGAGGGCCCCTCGCGCGAGGTGCTGCGCACGGGCGAGGCGCAGTGGGCGCCGGACGCGAGCCCGGAGGAGCTGCGCCAGCTGGTGCCGCCCCAGCAGCACGGGCTCTTGGAGGACTTCCCCTTCACGCGGTGGATGGTGCTTCCGCTGCGCGCGCGGGGGAAGGCGCTGGGCACGCTCACCGTGTGGAAGGCCCCCACGCCCGAGCGCACCGTCGAGGCCGCGGAGCAGCTGCTCCTGCAGGAGCTGGCGGACCGGGCCGCGATGGCGCTGGACGTGGCGCGCGCGTACGCGGCGGAGAAGCAGGCGCGGCAGGCGGCGGAGGTGGCCGCGGGGAGGCTGTCGCGGCTGCAGCGGGTGACGGCGGAGCTGTCCCAGGTGCTGTCGGCGTCGCGCGTGGCGGAGGTCATCGTCGAGCAGGGCGTGGAGGCGGTGGGCGCGGCGCGCGGCGGGCTGTGGGTGGAGGAGGACGGACACGCCCGGCTCTTGAGGTGCTCGGGCTATGACGACGCGGACTCGGTGCAGGAGGCGTTCGGCCTGCTGCCGCTGGAGGGCCGAGGACCGGTGACGGAGGCGCTGCGCGAGGCGCGGCCCGTGTGGCTGGAGTCCCCCGAGGCGCTGACGGAGCGCTATCCGGAGGTGGACCTGAAGCGCCACCATGCCATCCGCACGCCGTCCCCCGCGTCGGCGTGTCTGCCGTTGACGGTGGAGGGCCGGGCACTGGGCACGCTGCTGTTCGCCTTCTCCGCGCCGCGCGTGTTCGACGCGGACGAGCGCGCGTTCCTGGAGCTGCTGGCCCACCACGCGGGCCAGGCGCTGGCGCGGGCGCGGCTGCTGGAGCAGGAGGAGCGGGCGCGCGCGCAGCTGGCCGAGGTCAACGAGCGGCTGGCGGCCATCATCCAGGCCTCGCCGGCCTCCATCATCCTGGTGGACGCGGACGGCACGGTGAAGATGTGGAACCCGGCCGCGGAGCGCATCTTCGGGTGGACGGCCCAGGAGGCGATGGGACAGGTGCTGCCGGTGGTGCCGCCCGGCAAGCAGGAGGAGTTCCGTCGCAACCTGGCTCGCGCGGGCCGGGGTGAGTCGCTGGGCGGCGCGGTGATGCAGCGCATGCGCAAGGACGGCACGCCCCTGCAGGTGGCGCTGTGGACGGCGGTGGTGCAGCCGGCGAGCGGCGGCCCCGAGCAGGTGCTGAGCATGGCGGTGGACGTCACCGAGCGGCAGCGCAGCGAGAGCGCGCAGCGCTTCCTCGCGGAGGCGGGGGGCGTGCTGGCCACCAGCCTGGAGCAGGAGGAGACGCTGGAGCGCGTGGCGCACCTGGCGGTGCCGTCGTACGCGGACTGCTGCGGCGTCTTCCTGGCGGACGAGGACGGGCAGGTGCGGTGCGTGGCCTCGGCGCACGCGGACGCGGGCTTCCGCGCGTCGGATGGGCAGCCCTCGCCGGGGCTCGCCGTCGTCGCGCGGGTGGTGGCCTCCGGTGAGGCGGAGCTGCGCACGGGCCTCGCCGCCGACGCGCCCGAGTGCGTGCGCCCGTCCGGCGGGGAGGGCTGCTGGGCGTGGCTGTGCGTGCCGCTCCAGGTGCGCGGGCAGACGCTGGGGGCGCTGTCCTTCGTCACCTCACGGCGCGACTACGACGCGCAAGATTTGGCGCTGGCGCAGGAGCTGGCGCGGCGCTCGGCCTTGGCCATCGACAACGCGCGGCTGTACCGCGACGCGCGGCAGGCCATCCGCCTGCGCGAGGAGTTCCTCTCCATCGCCAGCCACGAGCTGAAGACGCCCATCAGCGCGCTGCAGCTCCAGGTGCAGAGCCTGCTGGCGGGGCTCAAGCGCGGGCCGACGGCCCTCACGCCGGAGCGGCTGGGCCGGGCGCTGGAGGTGGTGGACCGGCAGGTGAAGCGCCAGACGCAGCTCATCCATGACCTGCTGGACGTGTCGCGCATCAGCGCGGGGCGGCTGGAGCTCAGCCCGGAGCCGTTGGACCTGTCGGCGCTGGTGCGCGAGGTGGTGGAGCGCTTCGAGCCGGAGCTGGAGCGCACGGGCACGCGGCTGGAGCTGACGCTCGCGCCGGAGTCCTTCGGGCTCTGGGACAAGCTGCGCATCGACCAGGTGCTGACGAACCTGGTGAGCAACGCGGTGAAGTACGGGCGCGGCAACCCGGTGCACGTGGTGATGACGGTGGGGCCGGAGTCGGTGCGCGTGGAGGTGCGCGACGGCGGCATCGGCATCAGCGAGGAGAACCTGGCGCGGCTGTTCCACCGCTTCCAGCGCGCCGTGTCCGAGCGGAACTACGGCGGCTTCGGCCTGGGGCTGTGGATTTCGCGCCAGATCGTGGAGGCCATGGGAGGCCTCATCACCGTGAAGAGCGA